In one Candidatus Nitronereus thalassa genomic region, the following are encoded:
- a CDS encoding P1 family peptidase yields MLFSKSLQYFTYFSVRFFFLGFFFFPTCEVIADSTINIIGQKSVRARDLGITIGRFSPGPWNAITDVAGVKVGHVTLIEGNGALNPGKGPIRTGVTVIIPRDDVWHKKVPAGAFVLNGTGEMTGLAWVAEAGFLEYPIALTNTLNVPRVANGVMSWMFKHNPDIGITDDTLTPVVAECDDSRLNDSRGRHVSEEDVVKALEEAVTGPMAEGTVGAGTGMISYQFKGGIGTSSRRLSQEDGRYTIGVLVNANHGRRFELTITGVPVGRLWKEEQRGSESAEISGNESFATLSKREQLGDQGSIIIVIATDAPVDSRQLQRVARRAALGLARTGATSHHGSGDFILAFSTANEIPHYPEISTFQMTHIADTHLNPILAATVEATEEAIINALVAATTVVGRDGRRAEAISHEQLREILERHAARP; encoded by the coding sequence ATGCTATTCTCAAAGAGCTTACAATACTTCACTTATTTCTCGGTACGGTTCTTCTTTCTAGGGTTTTTCTTCTTCCCCACCTGTGAAGTTATTGCCGACTCGACGATCAATATCATCGGCCAAAAATCAGTCAGGGCCAGGGATTTAGGGATTACCATCGGTCGATTTTCTCCAGGACCGTGGAATGCCATCACGGATGTGGCAGGGGTGAAAGTTGGCCATGTCACGTTGATCGAAGGGAATGGTGCTCTCAATCCGGGGAAGGGCCCTATTCGTACGGGAGTCACCGTTATCATCCCTCGTGATGACGTATGGCATAAAAAGGTGCCAGCTGGAGCTTTCGTGCTCAATGGGACAGGGGAAATGACGGGTCTTGCATGGGTGGCTGAGGCCGGGTTTTTGGAGTATCCCATTGCATTGACCAATACGTTGAACGTTCCGCGAGTGGCCAACGGAGTCATGAGTTGGATGTTCAAGCATAATCCTGACATTGGTATCACCGATGATACGCTGACGCCAGTTGTCGCCGAATGCGACGATAGCCGCCTGAATGATAGCCGAGGGCGGCATGTATCAGAGGAGGATGTGGTGAAGGCGCTCGAAGAAGCGGTCACCGGTCCTATGGCCGAGGGAACCGTGGGCGCGGGAACGGGCATGATCTCGTATCAATTCAAAGGAGGAATTGGCACGTCTTCGCGTCGGCTTTCTCAGGAAGACGGGAGATATACGATTGGGGTGCTCGTTAATGCTAACCATGGACGGCGATTTGAGCTGACAATTACCGGAGTGCCTGTCGGTCGATTGTGGAAAGAGGAGCAACGCGGAAGTGAATCTGCCGAGATCTCCGGCAACGAAAGCTTTGCCACTCTGTCCAAAAGGGAACAGTTGGGGGATCAAGGTTCGATTATCATCGTCATTGCGACGGATGCCCCCGTGGATTCTCGTCAACTTCAACGGGTGGCCAGACGGGCGGCGTTAGGTTTGGCGAGGACAGGAGCAACAAGCCATCACGGGAGCGGTGATTTTATTCTCGCGTTTTCCACAGCCAATGAAATTCCCCATTATCCTGAGATTTCCACCTTTCAGATGACGCATATCGCGGATACCCATTTGAATCCCATTCTGGCGGCGACAGTCGAAGCCACGGAAGAAGCCATTATTAATGCTCTGGTGGCGGCAACGACTGTGGTGGGACGAGATGGACGGCGGGCTGAGGCGATTTCGCATGAGCAACTCCGGGAAATTCTTGAGCGACATGCAGCCCGCCCGTGA
- the gcvT gene encoding glycine cleavage system aminomethyltransferase GcvT produces the protein MATTILDLLEKTIDFAMKQTPLYDVHVAQGGKIVDFAGWAMPLQYSGVLDEYHAVRNTAGLFDVSHMGRIQVEGLDAVAYLQRVATNDIEKIDPLNSQYSMLCNPEGGVKDDIFIYRLSQNKFLLCVNGSNREKIFDWLRQQQNTQKENVQVEDRSASMSQFALQGPAAKAIMQQELGPELEGLKPRQFKEAALCGALCIISRTGYTGERGYELYIPVEQAVAIWQQLVAIGEAHGLKPAGLGARDLLRLDMGYFLYGNDLTEEITPIEAGAEWVVNWDKGPFVGREILQRQKEQGSSKRLVGFELLEKAVPRHGMKLLADGMEIGEISSGNLSPILQKGIGLGYVLPAYAELGTRIEVEIRGRRVPAQVVKFPFYKKPKPSA, from the coding sequence TTGGCAACAACAATTTTAGATCTCCTGGAAAAGACCATTGATTTCGCCATGAAACAAACTCCACTCTATGATGTGCATGTGGCGCAAGGCGGTAAGATCGTGGATTTTGCCGGGTGGGCCATGCCACTACAATACTCCGGCGTGCTGGACGAATATCATGCGGTTCGCAACACCGCTGGCCTCTTTGATGTGAGCCATATGGGGCGTATTCAAGTTGAGGGTCTCGATGCAGTGGCCTACCTGCAACGAGTGGCAACCAATGACATCGAAAAAATCGACCCTCTTAACTCCCAATATTCTATGCTCTGTAATCCGGAAGGTGGAGTGAAGGACGATATTTTCATTTATCGCTTGTCCCAAAATAAATTTCTGTTATGCGTGAATGGATCGAATCGAGAAAAGATTTTTGATTGGTTAAGACAGCAGCAGAATACTCAAAAAGAAAACGTTCAAGTCGAAGATCGGTCGGCGTCCATGTCCCAATTTGCACTACAAGGTCCAGCGGCAAAGGCGATCATGCAACAAGAACTTGGCCCAGAACTTGAAGGCCTTAAACCTCGCCAGTTCAAGGAGGCTGCCTTATGTGGGGCTTTGTGTATAATTTCCCGAACAGGATATACCGGAGAACGTGGGTACGAACTGTACATTCCTGTGGAACAGGCCGTAGCCATATGGCAACAATTGGTGGCAATCGGGGAGGCCCATGGTTTAAAGCCGGCAGGGCTTGGGGCAAGAGACTTGCTTCGGTTAGACATGGGATATTTTTTATACGGGAACGATCTGACGGAGGAGATCACCCCCATTGAAGCCGGTGCCGAATGGGTGGTGAATTGGGACAAAGGCCCGTTTGTGGGGCGAGAAATCTTACAGCGTCAAAAGGAGCAAGGTTCATCCAAGCGTTTGGTCGGGTTTGAATTGTTAGAAAAAGCCGTTCCTCGGCATGGGATGAAGCTTTTGGCCGATGGGATGGAGATAGGAGAAATTTCCAGTGGAAATTTGTCGCCTATTCTTCAAAAAGGGATAGGCTTGGGCTATGTGCTCCCAGCCTATGCGGAATTAGGAACTCGCATTGAGGTAGAAATTCGGGGCCGCCGTGTCCCTGCCCAGGTCGTCAAATTTCCGTTTTATAAGAAACCCAAGCCTTCTGCGTGA
- a CDS encoding CBS domain-containing protein, translating to MTVEMIMSRKIVTVDMDDTLARIRDVFKQHRFHHVLVVSGNRLMGVISDRDLLKSISPFIDTLSETTRDLATLQKRAHQIMSRKPISVAQDTTLEDAVETLLQHNISCLPVTNKDGAIVGVLTWKDLLRASVKV from the coding sequence ATGACGGTCGAAATGATCATGAGTCGAAAAATCGTGACGGTGGACATGGATGATACCTTGGCTCGTATTCGAGACGTGTTTAAGCAGCATCGGTTTCATCATGTGCTGGTGGTGAGCGGGAATCGGCTCATGGGAGTCATCTCCGATCGTGACCTTTTGAAATCCATTAGTCCGTTTATTGACACGCTCTCAGAAACCACTCGCGATTTGGCCACGCTGCAAAAGCGGGCCCATCAGATCATGAGTCGAAAACCGATCAGTGTGGCACAAGATACGACGCTTGAGGACGCTGTCGAGACATTACTGCAACACAATATTTCCTGCCTTCCTGTTACTAATAAAGATGGTGCCATTGTCGGCGTCCTCACCTGGAAGGATTTGTTGAGGGCTTCAGTGAAGGTATAG
- a CDS encoding 2OG-Fe(II) oxygenase, translating to MKTRFKEFNPKKFSFHKDPVLVLEDFWSKEERDTFLAAMAQAEWKKRSEIQATDLAFPNCGDWLKAQIAPTEGSVLLNRMALPCIADYIESFPRIKQRHMGFSYYSYGAGDCLSTHDDTDEQYARMDAVPGQTPQSLPPQRRIAVVSYFHHEWNPDWGGELIVYDSRKKKDGQVRLEVSYCLEPKPGSIVFFTVPRFHRVCRVDPLANEHRRMSIAGWFMTEHYS from the coding sequence ATGAAAACCCGTTTCAAAGAATTTAATCCCAAAAAATTTAGTTTCCATAAGGACCCGGTGCTAGTGCTCGAAGATTTTTGGTCGAAGGAGGAGCGCGATACGTTCCTTGCGGCAATGGCCCAAGCAGAATGGAAAAAACGTTCGGAAATTCAGGCCACAGATTTAGCCTTCCCCAACTGTGGAGATTGGCTCAAAGCCCAAATTGCCCCAACAGAAGGATCAGTACTGCTCAATCGCATGGCGCTGCCCTGTATCGCCGACTATATTGAATCTTTTCCTCGAATCAAACAACGACACATGGGGTTCAGTTACTACTCCTATGGGGCAGGAGATTGCCTCTCCACTCATGATGATACCGACGAGCAATATGCCAGAATGGACGCAGTACCAGGACAAACCCCACAATCATTACCCCCGCAACGTCGGATCGCAGTTGTGAGCTACTTTCATCATGAATGGAATCCAGATTGGGGAGGCGAGCTCATTGTGTATGACAGTCGCAAAAAAAAGGATGGCCAAGTCCGCCTGGAAGTTTCGTACTGCCTGGAACCAAAACCTGGATCCATCGTATTTTTCACCGTGCCCAGATTCCATCGAGTCTGCCGCGTAGACCCCCTGGCCAACGAGCATAGACGAATGTCCATTGCCGGATGGTTCATGACCGAACACTATTCTTAA
- a CDS encoding dicarboxylate/amino acid:cation symporter: MSTKNPNKLLFAILLGITIGIIVGGFTPDIGRSVQFLGDLFLRALFVMVVPLVISSMIVGVSSLGDVRQLGPLGSRTVLFFMATTGIAVIIGLLLVLLIHPGTPGTGPESQDLTNLAERMDHKPDTVAGLLQTLLTTLVPKNLFAAMVNVEVLPLIIFSLIFGGVLTTLGEKGAIVIRFFDGVNDAIMAMVHLLMWTAPMGIGALIAGRLGEAGGFSGFWPQLVSLGAYAATVIIALLIHALVILPLILQFIGKQSVPAYARNLSTALTTAFSTSSSSATLPLTMEAVIDEHGISSRTARFVLPLGATINMNGTALYEAVAAVFIAQSYGIELSLAQTVIVVLTATLAGVGAAGIPEAGLVTMVIVLKAVGLPIEGIGLILVIDWFLDRCRTTVNVWGDAVGAAVIDKLENTT; this comes from the coding sequence ATGAGTACGAAAAATCCCAACAAATTGCTTTTTGCCATTCTTCTTGGAATCACGATCGGCATTATCGTCGGAGGGTTTACGCCAGACATTGGCCGGTCGGTCCAATTCCTAGGAGACCTTTTTCTACGTGCCCTGTTTGTGATGGTGGTTCCGTTGGTCATCAGTTCCATGATCGTGGGCGTGAGCAGTCTGGGCGATGTTCGTCAACTGGGGCCTTTGGGAAGCCGTACCGTGCTCTTTTTTATGGCCACCACAGGAATCGCGGTCATTATTGGACTGTTACTCGTCCTGCTGATTCACCCCGGCACACCAGGCACTGGGCCAGAGTCGCAGGATCTCACGAATCTCGCCGAACGAATGGATCATAAACCGGATACGGTTGCTGGCCTTCTCCAAACCCTACTCACCACCTTGGTTCCCAAAAATCTCTTTGCCGCCATGGTGAATGTAGAAGTCTTGCCCCTCATTATTTTTTCCCTGATTTTTGGAGGTGTTCTGACCACGCTTGGAGAAAAAGGCGCGATCGTCATTCGGTTTTTTGATGGAGTCAATGACGCGATCATGGCGATGGTCCATTTATTGATGTGGACGGCACCAATGGGAATCGGGGCACTCATCGCCGGTCGGCTGGGAGAAGCGGGTGGCTTTAGCGGCTTTTGGCCGCAACTCGTCTCATTGGGCGCATATGCTGCCACGGTGATTATTGCGTTGCTGATTCATGCGCTGGTAATCCTCCCCCTTATTCTCCAGTTCATCGGAAAACAATCAGTCCCCGCCTATGCCAGAAATCTGAGCACGGCGCTCACGACCGCGTTTTCCACCAGCTCTAGCTCGGCGACGCTTCCGTTAACCATGGAAGCGGTGATTGATGAACACGGCATTTCCTCACGAACCGCCCGGTTTGTGCTCCCCCTCGGAGCCACGATTAATATGAACGGGACGGCATTGTATGAAGCCGTAGCCGCCGTGTTTATCGCACAATCCTATGGGATTGAGTTGAGCCTTGCGCAGACCGTGATTGTAGTATTAACGGCGACGCTGGCAGGTGTTGGAGCGGCGGGAATCCCTGAGGCTGGACTGGTCACCATGGTGATCGTACTGAAAGCCGTGGGCTTGCCCATTGAAGGCATTGGGTTGATTCTCGTTATTGATTGGTTTCTCGACCGTTGCCGAACCACGGTCAATGTTTGGGGAGATGCGGTGGGGGCGGCGGTTATTGATAAATTGGAGAATACAACCTAG
- a CDS encoding FKBP-type peptidyl-prolyl cis-trans isomerase encodes MVFWSVIVGISFGGLVLPSWAEEEKPTVTASGLQYLDLVKGSGREAQIGETASVHYTGWLQDGTKFDSSVDRGEPFQFRLGAGHVIKGWDEGVVGMNIGSKRKLIIPPNLGYGARGAGRVIPPNATLIFDVELLDLR; translated from the coding sequence ATGGTTTTCTGGTCAGTCATCGTGGGAATATCGTTTGGGGGCTTGGTCTTGCCATCGTGGGCCGAGGAAGAAAAGCCAACCGTTACCGCTTCTGGACTTCAATATCTTGACCTTGTCAAAGGTTCGGGTCGAGAAGCCCAGATTGGCGAAACGGCATCGGTCCACTATACCGGTTGGTTACAAGACGGAACCAAATTCGACAGTTCCGTGGATCGTGGCGAACCATTCCAATTTCGTCTCGGTGCGGGACATGTCATTAAGGGATGGGATGAAGGGGTGGTAGGGATGAACATTGGCTCAAAACGCAAGCTTATCATTCCCCCAAATCTTGGATATGGCGCACGTGGGGCGGGACGAGTGATTCCACCCAATGCCACCTTGATTTTTGATGTGGAATTGCTCGATTTGCGATAA
- a CDS encoding GNAT family N-acetyltransferase has product MTSLQGSGTDSPLPEIRIRQAVIDDLNEVVDFNAALARETEGKQLELVRLQQGVKALLNNPEHGFYLIAEPLSSGKPIGQLLITYEWSDWRNGVFWWIQSVYVHQTWRRCGVFRRLYGHVLEEAKIRSNVAGVRLYVETKNSIAQQVYQALGLCPAGYHVYELDFVLPKTS; this is encoded by the coding sequence ATGACCTCCTTACAGGGATCCGGAACCGACTCTCCACTGCCAGAGATACGAATTCGCCAGGCGGTCATCGATGATCTGAACGAAGTTGTGGACTTTAACGCAGCATTAGCCAGAGAAACCGAGGGAAAGCAGCTGGAGCTCGTACGCCTTCAGCAAGGGGTAAAAGCGTTATTAAACAATCCTGAGCATGGATTTTATCTCATTGCTGAGCCCCTTTCTTCAGGGAAACCCATTGGGCAACTGCTCATTACCTATGAATGGAGTGATTGGCGAAATGGCGTGTTCTGGTGGATCCAAAGTGTCTACGTTCACCAAACCTGGCGTCGTTGTGGGGTATTCCGTCGGCTGTATGGGCATGTCCTGGAAGAAGCCAAAATTCGGAGTAACGTTGCCGGAGTTCGGCTTTACGTCGAAACAAAGAATTCCATAGCTCAACAAGTATATCAAGCATTAGGCCTTTGCCCTGCTGGATATCACGTGTATGAGCTGGACTTTGTTTTGCCAAAAACCTCCTGA
- a CDS encoding FIST signal transduction protein, whose protein sequence is MKVHVAVSRKSEIDDVVSDLSQSIKDALGTEKVDLMFVFFSIHYGDEDRAEALVRQLWETVDPEVMLGCMGEGIISPTEEYEGNSVVSVWVANLPNVRMLPMHLQFNEDEGTHTTEGWPVALQSTTERPTFLLFADPFSTPIESVFSDIEESCPGASAIGGVASGGSDLGENRMVYNGRIVTEGMTGVALWGPVSVRTLVSQGCKPIGERFVVTKAERNIIYELGGAPTLQRLQATLDKLGINGGRQAARALQIGIAFDEHRERLDQGDFLIRGIIGADQSSGGLAISDLIEEGQTVQFHLRDAKAASEELNLMLAKDQVEFPNKTPKGALLFTCNGRGRQFFAEPHHDVRAIQKRAEGLPIAGFFAAGEIGPVGGKNFIHGYTASVALFAEK, encoded by the coding sequence ATGAAAGTTCATGTAGCCGTGTCACGAAAGTCTGAAATCGATGACGTGGTGTCAGATCTCTCGCAATCTATCAAAGACGCGTTAGGTACTGAGAAGGTGGATCTCATGTTCGTCTTCTTCTCGATCCATTATGGAGATGAGGATCGGGCCGAAGCCCTAGTCCGACAGCTCTGGGAAACTGTGGATCCGGAAGTGATGCTCGGCTGTATGGGCGAGGGAATTATTAGCCCCACCGAAGAATACGAGGGTAATTCCGTGGTCTCCGTCTGGGTGGCGAATTTGCCCAATGTGCGAATGCTGCCCATGCATTTACAGTTTAACGAAGACGAGGGGACACACACGACCGAGGGGTGGCCCGTGGCTTTGCAATCCACCACCGAGCGTCCCACGTTTCTGTTGTTTGCCGATCCATTTTCCACCCCGATTGAATCGGTATTTTCCGATATCGAAGAATCCTGTCCAGGTGCCTCGGCAATTGGAGGCGTGGCGAGTGGCGGGTCGGATTTAGGCGAAAATCGGATGGTCTATAACGGGAGAATTGTAACCGAAGGTATGACAGGTGTGGCCCTTTGGGGTCCGGTGTCCGTTCGCACCTTGGTTTCGCAGGGCTGCAAACCCATTGGTGAACGGTTTGTGGTCACCAAAGCGGAGCGCAACATCATTTATGAATTAGGAGGGGCTCCCACACTGCAACGGCTTCAAGCGACGTTAGATAAATTAGGCATTAATGGTGGGAGGCAAGCTGCGAGGGCGTTGCAGATCGGCATTGCGTTTGACGAGCATCGCGAGCGATTGGATCAAGGGGATTTTCTGATTCGCGGAATTATTGGCGCGGATCAAAGCTCCGGGGGCTTGGCCATTTCCGATTTAATTGAAGAAGGTCAGACCGTCCAATTTCATTTGCGAGATGCCAAAGCGGCCAGCGAAGAGCTGAACCTGATGTTGGCGAAAGATCAAGTCGAATTTCCCAATAAAACGCCTAAAGGTGCTCTCCTCTTTACTTGTAATGGTCGCGGGCGGCAATTTTTTGCTGAGCCTCATCATGATGTGCGCGCCATTCAAAAGCGGGCCGAGGGCCTTCCCATCGCCGGCTTCTTTGCGGCAGGTGAAATTGGGCCCGTCGGTGGAAAAAATTTCATTCATGGGTATACTGCCAGCGTCGCGCTATTTGCCGAAAAGTAA
- a CDS encoding NUDIX hydrolase, whose translation MKKNIYQGKIIDLSLETVTLPNGATAELELITHPGASAVVPLKDNQTVVMIRQYRHAVGGYIYEIPAGKLHPGEDPRDCAMREVEEEIGYKVGTLEPLLSFFTTPGFTDEIIHIFIGKDLVPGTQDLGDDEVLEIIEMPLEKTIELINDGTIKDGKTIIALQATYLKFLGKN comes from the coding sequence GTGAAGAAGAATATCTATCAAGGGAAAATCATCGATCTTTCGCTGGAAACCGTAACGTTGCCAAACGGAGCCACTGCGGAGTTAGAACTGATCACCCACCCCGGAGCTTCGGCAGTTGTCCCGCTTAAAGACAATCAAACCGTCGTGATGATTCGACAGTATCGCCACGCCGTCGGAGGCTATATCTATGAAATTCCTGCTGGAAAGCTTCATCCTGGAGAAGATCCACGCGATTGCGCCATGCGAGAGGTGGAGGAGGAGATCGGCTATAAGGTTGGCACCTTAGAACCGCTGTTAAGTTTTTTTACGACACCAGGGTTCACCGATGAGATCATACATATTTTTATTGGGAAAGATCTCGTGCCTGGAACGCAAGACCTTGGTGACGATGAGGTGTTAGAAATTATCGAGATGCCTCTCGAAAAAACTATCGAGCTGATCAATGATGGGACCATCAAAGATGGCAAAACCATCATCGCCCTCCAAGCCACCTACCTCAAGTTTTTAGGCAAGAATTAA
- a CDS encoding class I SAM-dependent methyltransferase: MSSALSLTLRSFLPYSTRYLFRHPTKIDRLLQYWTDYSGRYVKMADLTGKELGLAIEFFKYLELKEPLFQQLHGLRVIHMHHMVYYVMTRLLKPDIIVETGVNEGISSAFILYAMEHNQHGKLYSIDLPNIDVELYPGGPRQTDGVPDEKGTGYLVPHHLRSRWELRLGDAKDLLPELLPTLPKIDIFIHDSLHSYDHMFFEYQAAWPYLKPQGILLSDDIDYNNAFDDFTREVQGQPIRFNAKVGALKKS, from the coding sequence ATGAGCAGTGCCCTTTCATTGACCCTTCGATCCTTTCTTCCATATTCAACTAGATATCTGTTTCGACATCCGACAAAAATTGATCGGCTTCTTCAATATTGGACGGATTATTCCGGACGCTATGTAAAGATGGCAGATCTGACTGGAAAGGAACTGGGCTTGGCCATTGAATTTTTTAAATACCTTGAATTAAAGGAGCCCTTATTCCAACAGTTACATGGACTAAGAGTTATCCACATGCATCACATGGTCTATTATGTCATGACCAGATTGTTGAAGCCGGACATTATTGTGGAAACGGGGGTTAATGAAGGGATTTCTTCTGCTTTCATCCTTTATGCCATGGAGCACAATCAACATGGAAAACTCTACTCCATAGACTTACCGAATATTGATGTCGAACTTTACCCAGGAGGGCCCAGGCAAACAGACGGCGTCCCCGATGAAAAAGGAACCGGCTATCTCGTTCCCCATCACCTGCGTTCACGATGGGAATTAAGGTTGGGGGATGCTAAGGATCTTCTACCTGAACTTCTTCCCACACTGCCAAAAATTGACATATTTATTCATGATAGTCTCCACTCCTACGACCATATGTTTTTCGAATATCAAGCAGCTTGGCCCTACCTGAAACCTCAAGGGATCCTTCTTTCGGATGACATTGACTATAATAATGCCTTCGATGATTTCACCAGGGAAGTGCAAGGCCAACCCATTAGGTTTAATGCCAAGGTAGGGGCTTTGAAGAAATCTTAA
- a CDS encoding alpha-keto acid decarboxylase family protein → MISSHTIGSLLLDRLHQLGLKHIFGIPGDYVLTLFQLIEESPIQHIGTTREDCAGFAADAYARIHGIGGACITYCVGGLNIVNATACAYAERSPVVILSGSPGMAERVNNPFLHHMVQDFSTQRDVFEKVTVASIVIDDPLTAERKIDRALTALLKYKRPIYLEIPRDKVLSPVQVASPRFPDVTECESDPAALKEAVAEVRGILSGSERPVILAGAELFRFGLEKELTTLVEHMHAPVATTLLGKSVIREDHPLYIGVYGGLVGRQEILDFVDQADCLLTLGTLLTDIEDVKAHSTLLAAGRTIHATAETIAIKHHRYENVRFEDFIRALASSPLPAFPSRPLPALDSVQYEKPPAHTPVTLRNMFGYLDGLLNDQTIVIADVGESLFAAADLHVHQSAEFLSPAYYTSMGFSVPAALGAGLANPKLRPIVLVGDGAFQMTGTELSTCLRYGQSPIVIVLNNRGYTTEREIMEGPFNDIQEWQYEKVCDLIGSGTGHRAETFGEFQSALDQAFADTQHLHVLNVLLDPKDRSTAMTRVAQRLAKRLSTG, encoded by the coding sequence ATGATTTCCTCTCATACTATTGGTTCCCTTCTTCTCGATCGCCTGCATCAGCTGGGGCTAAAGCATATCTTTGGCATACCTGGCGATTACGTCCTCACGCTTTTTCAACTGATCGAAGAATCCCCAATTCAGCATATCGGGACCACTCGGGAAGATTGCGCGGGATTTGCCGCTGACGCCTATGCGCGTATTCACGGCATCGGCGGAGCCTGCATCACCTATTGTGTAGGAGGGCTCAATATCGTCAACGCCACAGCCTGTGCCTATGCGGAACGGTCCCCCGTGGTCATTCTGTCCGGATCACCAGGCATGGCAGAACGCGTGAATAATCCCTTTCTCCACCACATGGTGCAGGATTTTTCCACGCAACGAGATGTCTTTGAAAAAGTCACTGTAGCCTCGATCGTAATCGACGACCCCCTGACCGCCGAGCGGAAGATCGACCGAGCGCTCACCGCATTGCTGAAATATAAACGTCCTATTTACCTAGAAATTCCTCGGGACAAAGTCCTGTCTCCAGTTCAGGTAGCCTCCCCGAGATTTCCCGACGTCACAGAATGTGAAAGTGATCCCGCGGCCTTAAAAGAAGCCGTGGCGGAAGTCCGGGGGATTCTCTCGGGCTCGGAACGTCCCGTCATTCTGGCGGGTGCAGAATTGTTCCGGTTTGGATTGGAAAAGGAACTCACCACCTTGGTGGAACACATGCATGCACCCGTGGCGACAACGTTGTTGGGAAAATCGGTGATTCGTGAAGATCACCCGCTGTATATTGGCGTGTACGGTGGACTAGTGGGTCGCCAGGAAATCTTGGACTTTGTAGACCAGGCCGATTGCCTGCTCACACTCGGCACGCTGCTTACGGATATCGAAGACGTCAAGGCACATTCAACTCTACTGGCAGCTGGCCGCACCATTCACGCCACGGCGGAGACCATCGCCATCAAGCATCATCGCTATGAAAACGTTCGGTTCGAAGATTTCATTCGTGCGCTGGCATCGTCCCCTTTGCCGGCCTTTCCTTCTCGTCCCTTACCCGCCCTGGACAGTGTTCAGTATGAAAAGCCTCCCGCCCACACCCCAGTCACGCTCCGAAACATGTTTGGATATTTGGACGGTCTCCTCAACGACCAAACCATTGTCATTGCGGACGTTGGCGAATCACTCTTTGCTGCAGCAGATTTGCACGTTCACCAAAGCGCGGAATTTCTCTCACCTGCTTATTACACCTCTATGGGCTTTAGCGTTCCAGCGGCTTTGGGCGCCGGGTTGGCGAACCCCAAACTACGCCCCATCGTCCTTGTGGGAGATGGCGCATTTCAGATGACCGGCACGGAGCTTTCGACCTGTTTACGGTATGGCCAATCTCCTATTGTAATTGTGCTGAATAATCGAGGGTACACAACCGAGCGAGAAATTATGGAGGGCCCATTCAACGATATTCAGGAATGGCAATACGAAAAAGTCTGTGATCTGATCGGCAGCGGGACAGGACACAGAGCCGAAACATTTGGAGAATTCCAGAGTGCCTTAGACCAGGCCTTTGCCGACACTCAACATCTCCATGTGTTAAATGTGCTGCTCGATCCCAAAGATCGTTCAACAGCCATGACCCGAGTCGCCCAGCGATTGGCAAAGCGTTTATCCACTGGGTAA
- a CDS encoding GIY-YIG nuclease family protein — protein MQPGTQLCYFSKNLSQGTLMKQYYVYIMTNKSKTLYTGVTNDLTRRVFEHQQGIGGQFTKKYRIIRLVYFEETRDVQAALAREKQIKGWVRAKKLQLIETQNPEWKDLSAEWFESN, from the coding sequence ATGCAACCAGGAACACAGCTATGTTACTTTTCCAAAAACTTAAGCCAGGGCACCCTGATGAAACAGTATTACGTGTACATCATGACGAATAAGTCCAAAACGTTGTACACCGGAGTCACCAATGACTTGACTCGACGAGTTTTCGAACATCAACAAGGAATTGGAGGCCAATTCACCAAGAAATACCGGATTATTCGATTGGTCTATTTTGAAGAAACCCGAGACGTCCAAGCTGCCTTGGCCAGGGAAAAACAAATCAAAGGGTGGGTCCGAGCCAAAAAACTTCAACTGATTGAAACACAGAATCCTGAATGGAAGGATTTATCTGCGGAGTGGTTTGAATCTAATTGA